One Aphidius gifuensis isolate YNYX2018 linkage group LG3, ASM1490517v1, whole genome shotgun sequence DNA window includes the following coding sequences:
- the LOC122850993 gene encoding NPC intracellular cholesterol transporter 1-like, with translation MVLTRILSCFMILSFILTFSVTNGEDGHCIWYGQCYKDERGNAKYCPYTGPAKQLDNESHQLLKKNCPHLIDDAENNTKACCDIEQLKTLVAGLKLAESFIARCPSCMNNFVKTFCEMTCSPRQSLFLNVTKFGPNNTYVDEIDFYASRKFIEGTFNSCRNVLAPSFGKNAVDVMCGSLDEGGCTADKLFFFMGDSANNKYVPFQITFIISDDKTGNFTPLNPSVTPCSMALNEDTPACGCVDCEESCPIIQSSLPVSFQVGGFDIVTLIVTIVFIIGSSLFLLLTCCLGKQQQFNLPTGNPDKESRLLEKLGYSFDQSLETFFCKWGTFCGKRPWTVLCIGMLAIIALSTGIIFTKMTTDPVELWASPTSRARQEREYFNSHFEPFYRIQQIIITSVDLPKIVHNTKKGMIEFGPVFNKTFLKKILELQEGIKSIKTTNNVSLSDVCFAPLADTFSKKVNINKCLIQSIWGYWQDNEQRFDRKKMRQGFELNYLDYFMQCIGNPYDPSCFGKYGGPIEPAIAVGGFLNSGETPKNYENATAIILTFLINNHQNKTHLEPAMEWEEEFINYMKNWTVKAKPQYMDVAFFSERSIEDELDRQTRSDIPIIMISYLTMFSYIGIVLGRLCSFKRLFIESKFTLGLGGVLIVLASVASSVGIFGYVGISATLIILEVIPFLVLAVGVDNIFILVQTHQREEIKSDESIAEHIGRILGKVGPSMLLTTVSESFCFFLGALSDMPAVKTFALYAAVALLINFIMQVTCFISLLTLDTIRQKNNKYDVFCCMRGSTKVIERSNTNGDFYKIIKSSFVPFLLHKWVRPVVILVFFGWLCMSVSVLPNISIGLDKELAMPEDSFVLKYFKFLNEYLLMGPPTYFVVKEGLDYSDRKTQSLICGGQYCNPDSLSTQLYAASKQTNVTYIAKPASSWLDDYFDWTKSENCCKYFVANDSFCPHSDSTCDSCDIRSNKFGRPSSHDFKKYISYFLQDNPDATCAKAGHAAYGQGVNYRCDKITNLSDVGASYFMTYHSILKTSEDYYESMKAARKISNNITDMINDNLKKMNINSTTEVFPYSIFYVFYEQYLTIWSDTLRSIGISILAIFITTFLLMGFDVLSSFIVVGTISMILIDIGGLMYWWNIELNAVSLVNLVMAVGISVEFCSHIVHSFAISVMKTKTERAADALRNIGGSVFSGITMTKFFGIVVLGLAKNQIFRVFYFKMYFGIVLFGAAHGLIFLPVLLSYTGPQVNRQKVLEHQKSLVQDNQLHNGISSSAIISRLCSTTSSTAVLDGFI, from the exons ATGGTGCTCACCAGAATATTATCATGTTTTATGATACTATCATTCATATTAACATTTTCA GTTACAAATGGTGAAGATGGTCATTGCATTTGGTATGGTCAATGTTACAAAGATGAAAGAGGAAATGCAAAATATTGTCCATACACTGGTCCAGCAAAGCAACTTGACAACGAAAGTCATCAactgctaaaaaaaaattgtcctcatttaattgatgatgctgaaaataatacaaaagcATGTTGTGATATAGAACAGTTAAAAACACTTGTTGCAGGTCTCAAATTAGCTGAAAGTTTTATAGCAAGATGTCCAAGTTGtatgaataattttgtaaaaacattttgtGAAATGACCTGTAGTCCAAGAcagagtttatttttaaatgtcacaAAATTTGGACCAAATAATACGTACGTTGATGAGATTGATTTTTATGCAAGTCGTAAATTTATTGAGGGTACTTTTAATTCTTGTCGTAATGTATTGGCACCAAGTTTTGGAAAAAATGCAGTAGATGTTATGTGTGGTAGTTTAGATGAAGGTGGCTGTACTGCTgacaagttgttttttttcatgggTGATAGTGCCAACAATAAGTATGTACCATTTcaaattacttttattataagTGATGATAAAACTGGTAACTTTACACCACTAAATCCAAGTGTAACACCTTGCTCTATGGCACTCAAT GAAGACACTCCTGCTTGTGGTTGTGTTGATTGTGAAGAAAGTTGTCCAATAATACAATCGTCTTTACCAGTTTCATTTCAAGTTGGAGGTTTCGATATTGTTACTCTTATTGtcacaattgtttttataattggatcaagtttatttttattactgacATGTTGTTTAGGAAAACAACAACAGTTCAATCTACCAACTGGAAATCCAGATAAAGAGTCTAGATTACTTGAAAAACTTGGATATTCTTTTGATCAATCATTGGAaacatttttttgcaaatggGGAACAT TTTGTGGCAAAAGACCTTGGACTGTTCTTTGCATTGGAATGCTAGCAATAATAGCTTTAAGTACtggaataatatttacaaaaatgacAACTGATCCTGTTGAATTGTGGGCATCACCAACATCACGTGCTCGTCAAGAACGTGAATACTTCAACAGCCACTTTGAGCCATTTTATCGCatacaacaaattattattacctcgGTTGATTTACCAAAAATTGTTCACAATACTAAAAAGGGCATGATTGAATTTGGTCCAGTCTTCAACAAGACGTTTCTTAAAAAGATCTTGGAACTGCAGGAAggaataaaatcaataaaaaccaCGAATAACGTGAGCTTATCAGACGTTTGTTTTGCACCCTTGGCTGATACCTTTagtaaaaaagttaatatcaataaatgttTGATTCAAAGCATATGGGGTTATTGGCAAGATAATGAACAAAGattcgatagaaaaaaaatgcgcCAGGGTTTTGAATTGAATTATCTTGATTACTTCATGCAGTGCATTGGAAATCCTTACGATCCATCGTGTTTTGGAAAGTATGGTGGACCAATTGAACCAGCAATTGCAGTTGgaggttttttaaattcaggTGAAACTCCAAAGAATTACGAAAATGCAACAGCAATCATTCTGACCTTCTTAATCaacaatcatcaaaataaaacacaCCTTGAACCAGCTATGGAATGGGAagaagaatttattaattacatgaaaaattgGACTGTAAAAGCAAAACCACAGTACATGGATGTTGCATTTTTTTCGGAAAGATCCATTGAAGATGAACTAGATCGACAAACACGTTCAGACATTCCAATAATTATGATTTCGTACCTCACAATGTTTTCTTATATTGGAATTGTCCTGGGAAGATTGTGTTCATTTAAGAGACTTTTCATTGAATCAAAATTCACACTTGGACTTGGAGGAGTACTAATCGTCTTAGCATCAGTCGCCAGTTCAGTTGGAATATTTGGATATGTTGGAATTTCTGCTACTTTGATTATCCTCGAAGTCATTCCATTTTTGGTGCTTGCTGTTGgagttgataatatatttatccttGTTCAAACGCATCAAAGAGAAGAAATTAAATCAGATGAATCAATTGCTGAACATATTGGACGAATTTTGGGGAAAGTCGGACCTTCTATGTTGCTGACAACTGTTTCAgaaagtttttgttttttcttgggAGCCTTGTCTGATATGCCAGCTGTTAAAACTTTTGCTCTGTATGCTGCTGTGGCTCTgcttattaatttcattatgcAGGTCACGTGCTTTATCTCTCTCTTGACACTGGATACCATCAGACAAAAGAATAACAAATATGATGTTTTCTGCTGTATGCGAGGCTCAACAAAAGTCATTGAAAGAAGCAATACAAATGGAGACTTTTACAAAATCATCAAATCTAGCTTTGTGCCATTTTTATTACACAAGTGGGTTAGGCCTGTAGTGATATTGGTATTCTTTGGCTGGCTATGCATGAGCGTCAGTGTCTTACCAAATATATCAATCGGTCTGGATAAAGAATTAGCAATGCCAGAAGACAGTTtcgttttgaaatattttaagttCCTTAATGAATACTTGTTAATGGGACCACCTACATATTTTGTTGTGAAAGAAGGACTTGACTACTCTGATAGAAAAACTCAGAGCCTCATTTGTGGGGGGCAATATTGCAATCCTGATTCTTTATCAACGCAATTGTATGCTGCATCAAAACAAACCAATGTGACATATATTGCAAAGCCCGCATCTTCTTGGCTCgatgattattttgattggACAAAATCTGAgaattgttgtaaatattttgtCGCCAATGATTCATTTTGTCCACACTCTGACTCCACGTGTGACTCTTGCGATATAAGATCTAATAAATTTGGAAGACCTAGTTcacatgattttaaaaaatatatatcatattttttacaagATAATCCAGATGCAACTTGTGCTAAAGCTGGGCATGCTGCTTATGGACAAGGTGTTAACTATCGGTGTGATAAAATTACCAATTTATCTGATGTTGGAGCATCCTACTTCATGACCTATCATTCGATATTGAAGACATCAGAGGATTATTACGAGTCTATGAAGGCTgctaggaaaatatcaaataacatCACAGATATGATCAACGACAACTTGAAGAAAATGAATATCAATAGCACTACTGAAGTTTTTCCTTACAGTATTTTCTACGTTTTCTATGAACAATATTTAACGATCTGGTCAGATACTCTTAGAAGTATTGGAATATCAATACttgcaatttttataacaacatTTTTGCTGATGGGCTTTGATGTACTTTCATCGTTCATTGTTGTTGGTAcaatttcaatgattttaattgatataggAGGTCTCATGTACTGGTGGAATATTGAACTTAATGCTGTCTCTCTTGTCAATCTTGTTATG GCTGTTGGAATTTCGGTGGAATTTTGTAGTCATATAGTCCACTCATTTGCAATTTCAGTTATGAAAACAAAGACTGAACGAGCTGCAGATGCTCTGAGAAATATTGGAGGCTCAGTATTCAGTGGAATAACAATGACAAAGTTTTTTGGTATTGTCGTTCTTGGACTTgctaaaaatcaaatttttcgg gtattttatttcaaaatgtaTTTCGGAATCGTTTTATTCGGCGCAGCACATGGTCTCATATTTTTGCCAGTTTTATTGAGCTACACGG GGCCACAAGTAAATCGTCAGAAAGTATTAGAGCACCAGAAATCATTGGTTCAAGACAATCAACTTCACAATGGGATTTCATCTTCAGCAATTATAAGTAGGCTTTGTTCAACTACTTCGTCAACAGCTGTTCTTGATGGTTTCATTTAG